In Acidianus brierleyi, one genomic interval encodes:
- a CDS encoding 2-oxoacid:ferredoxin oxidoreductase subunit beta produces the protein MVEHNWKPEWNDWCPGCGNFGILNAEQLAITELGLDTKNVVIVSGIGCSGKTPHFFRYPITGIHTLHGRALTFATGVKLSNPSLKVIVNAGDGDQLGIGVGHFVSIGRRNVSLTVIVHDNGVYGLTKGQASPTLRRGLKTKSLPKPNINDDINPIALAISAGYTFVARGYAYDVKHLKDLMKTAFSRQGLSFIDVLQPCPTYNDIMTKEFLDKRVYKLDTVQGWDPIVRKPEEKDAKMASGILKSMEWGEKIPIGIFYQNDLIPSFEERIAESAKSYKEIIPAKVEIEKDGKPLTIMEDILNEKQV, from the coding sequence ATGGTGGAGCATAATTGGAAACCAGAATGGAACGATTGGTGCCCAGGCTGCGGTAATTTTGGAATACTAAACGCTGAGCAGTTGGCAATAACTGAACTTGGTTTAGATACTAAGAACGTAGTAATAGTTTCAGGAATTGGATGCTCAGGGAAAACGCCTCATTTCTTTAGATATCCAATTACTGGGATTCACACACTTCATGGAAGAGCATTAACTTTTGCCACAGGAGTAAAACTTTCTAATCCTTCATTAAAAGTAATAGTAAACGCTGGAGACGGAGATCAACTAGGTATAGGAGTAGGACATTTCGTTAGTATAGGAAGGAGAAACGTTAGCCTAACTGTAATAGTTCATGATAATGGAGTTTATGGTTTAACTAAAGGTCAAGCTTCGCCTACTCTTAGAAGAGGGTTAAAGACTAAATCGTTACCTAAACCTAATATTAATGATGATATAAATCCTATAGCTTTGGCAATATCTGCAGGGTATACGTTCGTTGCTAGAGGATATGCATATGATGTAAAACATCTTAAGGATCTAATGAAAACTGCATTCTCTAGGCAAGGATTAAGCTTTATAGATGTTCTTCAGCCATGTCCTACATATAACGATATAATGACAAAAGAGTTTCTAGATAAGAGAGTTTACAAGTTAGATACTGTACAAGGCTGGGATCCAATAGTAAGAAAGCCCGAAGAGAAGGACGCTAAAATGGCTAGTGGAATTCTAAAATCTATGGAGTGGGGAGAAAAAATACCTATAGGAATATTCTATCAAAATGACTTAATACCTTCCTTTGAGGAAAGAATTGCAGAAAGTGCAAAAAGCTATAAAGAGATAATTCCTGCTAAGGTAGAGATTGAAAAGGACGGTAAACCGTTAACTATAATGGAAGATATTCTAAATGAGAAGCAAGTATGA
- a CDS encoding NAD(P)-dependent oxidoreductase, whose amino-acid sequence MGKLILEGDFSLLKGKNIAVIGYGNQGFAQASIMRDNGLNVIIGNIKDEYYKKAEKDGFKVYEIPEAFERADVALMLIPDEIAPEVYKSVEGIIMKKEGFILDFASGYNVAFGFIKPPSTTDVIMVAPRMIGEGIVLLHKEDKGYPVLLGVSNDYSGKAWDYAKSLATAVGAIGKPGGVAVMSSFEEEALLDLLSEHTWAPILVSAIKAYFDVVTEKYGASPEAAILELYASGELAEIARAMADVGIFEQMKFHSTTSQYGQFTRAEKYYDMLKKISEEEAEKIWNGEFAKEWTLEQLAGKPVLNRLWKKYTESKLSYSESSLFKVLGRKK is encoded by the coding sequence ATGGGAAAACTAATTCTTGAAGGAGATTTTTCTCTACTTAAAGGTAAAAATATAGCAGTTATAGGATATGGAAATCAAGGTTTTGCTCAAGCAAGCATAATGCGAGATAATGGATTAAATGTAATTATAGGAAATATAAAGGATGAATACTACAAGAAAGCAGAAAAGGACGGTTTCAAAGTCTATGAAATTCCAGAAGCTTTTGAAAGAGCAGACGTTGCATTAATGCTAATTCCAGATGAAATAGCTCCTGAGGTTTATAAAAGTGTAGAAGGAATAATTATGAAAAAAGAAGGATTTATCCTAGATTTTGCTTCAGGATATAACGTAGCTTTTGGTTTTATAAAACCACCATCTACTACTGACGTTATAATGGTTGCTCCTAGGATGATAGGTGAAGGGATAGTTCTACTACATAAAGAAGACAAAGGATATCCAGTACTATTAGGAGTTTCTAATGATTATTCAGGAAAAGCCTGGGATTACGCTAAGTCTTTAGCTACTGCAGTAGGTGCAATAGGTAAGCCTGGAGGAGTTGCAGTAATGTCATCATTTGAAGAGGAGGCTTTACTTGATTTATTAAGTGAGCATACTTGGGCACCAATTTTAGTGTCTGCAATTAAGGCTTATTTTGATGTAGTTACAGAGAAATACGGAGCGTCTCCAGAAGCTGCAATACTTGAGCTTTACGCTTCTGGTGAACTCGCCGAAATTGCTAGGGCAATGGCAGATGTAGGAATATTCGAGCAAATGAAGTTTCATTCTACTACAAGTCAATATGGACAATTTACTAGAGCTGAAAAATATTATGATATGTTAAAGAAAATAAGCGAAGAAGAAGCTGAAAAAATATGGAATGGTGAATTTGCAAAAGAATGGACTTTAGAACAGTTAGCAGGAAAACCTGTTCTCAATAGACTTTGGAAAAAGTATACTGAGAGCAAACTTTCCTATTCCGAAAGTTCATTATTTAAAGTACTAGGAAGAAAGAAATAA
- a CDS encoding M20 family metallo-hydrolase — MEEVHKNFYKEIEKQGDFIISLYKEFIPIKALGPENGGEGEYERAKKLKEIMMKYFDDVKEIDVEDDRVPSKIRPNLIGTIKGEKENTLWIIAHMDTVPEGDRSLWKYDPFKVNVEGDYIYGRGVEDDGQAIVLGIALAKLLKEMKIKPKMNLSLLVSADEETGSKYGVSYLAKNYQLFKSEDIILIPDAGNSEGSMIEVAEKSILWLRFTVIGKQAHASTPEKGINAHFLAMLLGINLYNELHDKYNSKNELFDPPVSTFEITKVEKNVENINTIPGKHTFYMDCRILPKYNIDEVMNTINEVVKTFEEKNNCEVKVEIVNREDTTRPTDENSETVKKLKEAIKAVKGVDAKVLGIGGGTYAKYLRSLDLNPVVWMTCDETAHSPNEYVRLSYIISDLKTIAYMLL, encoded by the coding sequence ATGGAAGAAGTTCATAAAAATTTTTATAAAGAGATCGAAAAACAAGGAGACTTTATTATATCTCTATATAAAGAATTTATACCCATAAAAGCGTTAGGACCAGAGAACGGAGGCGAAGGTGAATACGAGAGAGCTAAGAAACTTAAGGAAATAATGATGAAATATTTTGATGACGTAAAAGAAATTGATGTTGAAGACGATAGAGTACCCTCAAAGATAAGACCTAATTTAATAGGAACAATAAAGGGAGAGAAAGAAAATACTTTATGGATAATAGCTCACATGGATACTGTACCAGAGGGTGATAGAAGCCTCTGGAAATACGATCCATTCAAAGTTAATGTTGAAGGAGATTACATTTACGGTAGGGGAGTTGAGGACGATGGTCAAGCAATAGTATTAGGAATAGCTTTAGCTAAATTGCTTAAAGAAATGAAAATTAAACCTAAAATGAATTTATCTTTATTAGTTTCTGCAGACGAGGAAACTGGAAGTAAGTACGGAGTGTCTTATTTAGCTAAAAATTATCAACTCTTTAAATCAGAAGACATAATATTAATTCCAGATGCAGGAAATTCAGAAGGATCAATGATAGAGGTTGCAGAAAAGAGCATTCTATGGTTAAGATTTACAGTAATAGGAAAGCAGGCCCATGCTAGCACTCCTGAAAAGGGAATTAATGCTCACTTCCTTGCAATGCTATTGGGAATTAATCTATATAATGAACTCCATGATAAATATAATTCTAAAAATGAGTTATTTGACCCTCCAGTTTCTACATTTGAGATAACTAAAGTTGAGAAGAACGTAGAGAACATTAATACTATACCAGGTAAACATACCTTTTACATGGACTGCAGAATTTTGCCTAAGTACAACATTGATGAAGTTATGAATACTATCAATGAGGTTGTAAAAACGTTTGAAGAGAAAAATAATTGTGAAGTTAAAGTTGAAATAGTAAATAGAGAGGACACTACAAGACCCACAGATGAAAATTCCGAAACAGTAAAGAAATTAAAAGAAGCAATAAAGGCAGTAAAAGGTGTAGATGCTAAGGTATTAGGAATAGGAGGAGGTACTTACGCTAAATACTTAAGATCGTTAGATCTAAATCCAGTAGTTTGGATGACTTGTGATGAAACTGCCCATTCTCCAAATGAATACGTTAGATTGAGTTACATTATTTCAGATTTGAAAACGATAGCGTATATGCTATTGTAG
- a CDS encoding cyclase family protein, which produces MSFREFLHNNLIKTKIFDLTHLIYHNMPVYPTSPIISINQINSVAKDKFSSREIKMITHHGTHFDAPSHMLDQGKSVDQINPSMFIQRCAILNLSFLKPKEEIISKYLLQFKDIISRNEAILLYTGWSKKRGINSEYLFQWPYLDIEGATYLVSFKNLKIIGTDGLSIAGYGNSANIIDTHKILLEKDILIVEELNFNNISTILDPVNYLEGVFIGLPMLIKEADGAPARVLFILE; this is translated from the coding sequence ATGTCTTTTAGGGAATTTTTACACAATAATTTAATTAAAACTAAAATTTTTGATTTAACTCATTTAATATATCATAATATGCCTGTATATCCGACGTCTCCTATAATTTCCATAAATCAAATAAACAGTGTTGCTAAAGATAAATTTTCTTCTAGAGAGATTAAAATGATTACGCATCATGGTACTCATTTTGACGCTCCTAGCCATATGTTAGATCAAGGGAAAAGTGTTGATCAAATAAATCCAAGTATGTTTATTCAAAGATGTGCAATACTGAACTTAAGTTTCCTTAAACCTAAAGAGGAGATTATTTCCAAATATCTCTTACAATTTAAAGATATTATAAGCAGAAATGAGGCAATCTTACTTTATACTGGATGGAGCAAAAAAAGAGGTATAAACTCAGAATATCTTTTTCAATGGCCATATCTAGATATAGAAGGTGCAACGTATTTAGTGTCGTTTAAGAATCTTAAGATAATAGGAACTGACGGATTAAGTATTGCAGGATATGGGAATAGCGCAAATATAATAGATACACATAAAATATTACTTGAAAAAGATATTCTAATAGTAGAAGAGTTAAATTTCAATAATATTTCTACGATTCTTGATCCAGTAAACTATTTAGAAGGAGTTTTTATAGGGCTACCCATGTTAATTAAAGAAGCAGACGGTGCTCCAGCAAGAGTTTTATTTATATTAGAATAA
- a CDS encoding PaREP1 family protein: MEELIKKAREKGIDVEDLLIREISKEDPQEGIRLRLEIAEKYMAEAYDYLKKGDPIRASEKTYKVAEEIVKALAEKFKTEEYKQANVEGRWYTYLLVSTTNDLSKKLGDWIVDGWNAAYVLHVWGFHEGKLNVDKIIVNIEKVKKMLENAKSVLT; the protein is encoded by the coding sequence ATGGAAGAGCTAATAAAAAAGGCTAGAGAGAAGGGCATTGACGTAGAAGATTTATTAATTAGAGAAATATCTAAGGAAGATCCGCAAGAAGGAATTAGATTAAGGTTAGAAATTGCAGAAAAATATATGGCTGAAGCTTACGATTACTTAAAGAAAGGCGATCCTATTCGAGCTTCAGAGAAGACTTACAAGGTAGCAGAAGAAATTGTGAAAGCTTTAGCTGAGAAATTTAAAACTGAAGAATATAAACAAGCTAATGTTGAAGGCAGATGGTACACGTACCTCCTTGTAAGTACCACTAACGATTTGTCAAAGAAACTAGGTGATTGGATTGTAGATGGATGGAATGCGGCTTACGTCTTACATGTTTGGGGATTCCATGAAGGTAAATTGAACGTTGACAAAATCATAGTAAATATCGAAAAAGTTAAAAAGATGCTAGAAAATGCAAAGAGTGTGTTAACATAA
- a CDS encoding MFS transporter, whose translation MSERSNSNNESNPNKSSRSRRYIIYLTIIALAGWSMASFDFNLFTLTLPLTSKALNFTVAEAGAISGIIYLGQFISVLVFGPLMDRLGRKVMFQLTLLFSAIFTGFTAFVQNYIQFITLRFISDGSAFAELPTGLTLITEESKPKVRGILYGFVQGGWPLGVFLASAIYLILVSSIGWRGLYLVGVLPLVLILIGRRWVKETDRFNDLKKALKGEEQTTRFKTNLQKAKEFPFKQLFTDKSIRRQLIAVNSAWMLYTFSFVTTNVVITLIFTSYYHLTASQAASILLLSSAIGYFAYPIAGWYGQKIGRRNAWALSSIIMPLLAAVFLLTARPGDYLSVLIPYIPLYFFSNGTFASPGFMYVSESFPTRIRGTATGFTMALIAASYAIGGFLFYGVLTLTQSIYLTWIALAIILPIGALSILIGKNIPPSAELEEISW comes from the coding sequence ATGTCTGAGCGCTCTAATTCGAATAATGAATCGAATCCCAATAAATCTTCTAGATCTAGACGATATATCATTTATTTAACAATAATAGCACTAGCTGGTTGGAGTATGGCATCATTTGATTTCAATCTATTTACATTAACTCTTCCACTTACATCTAAGGCGTTAAACTTTACTGTGGCCGAAGCAGGAGCTATTTCTGGAATAATATACCTAGGGCAATTTATATCAGTTCTAGTATTTGGACCTTTAATGGATAGATTAGGTAGAAAGGTAATGTTCCAATTAACTCTATTATTTTCTGCAATATTTACTGGCTTCACTGCATTTGTACAGAATTATATACAATTTATTACCTTAAGATTTATTTCGGACGGTAGTGCATTTGCAGAATTGCCTACTGGGCTAACGCTTATAACAGAAGAATCAAAACCAAAAGTAAGAGGAATCTTATACGGATTCGTTCAAGGTGGGTGGCCCTTAGGGGTTTTCTTAGCCTCAGCTATATACTTGATTCTGGTATCGTCTATTGGTTGGAGAGGATTATATTTAGTAGGAGTACTTCCATTAGTTCTTATTTTGATAGGTAGAAGATGGGTAAAAGAAACAGATAGGTTTAATGATCTAAAAAAGGCGCTAAAAGGCGAAGAGCAAACTACACGATTTAAGACCAATCTTCAAAAGGCTAAAGAATTTCCATTTAAACAGTTATTTACTGATAAAAGTATTAGACGACAACTTATTGCGGTTAACTCAGCGTGGATGTTATATACATTTTCCTTCGTTACTACTAATGTAGTTATAACGTTAATTTTTACTTCCTATTATCACTTAACTGCGTCTCAAGCAGCCTCAATTTTATTACTTTCTTCAGCCATAGGATATTTTGCATATCCTATAGCAGGTTGGTATGGACAGAAAATAGGTAGAAGAAATGCATGGGCGTTAAGTAGCATAATTATGCCGCTATTAGCTGCGGTTTTTCTACTTACTGCAAGACCTGGAGACTATTTGTCAGTACTTATACCATATATTCCGCTATATTTCTTTAGTAATGGTACGTTTGCATCGCCTGGCTTTATGTATGTGTCCGAAAGTTTCCCAACGAGAATAAGGGGGACTGCAACTGGATTTACAATGGCATTAATAGCTGCTTCGTATGCTATAGGCGGATTTTTATTTTATGGTGTTCTCACTTTAACTCAAAGTATATATTTGACATGGATAGCACTAGCTATCATACTACCTATAGGTGCATTAAGCATATTAATAGGAAAGAACATACCGCCTAGTGCAGAACTAGAAGAAATATCGTGGTAA
- a CDS encoding MFS transporter, which produces MVEKSSNEKIMDNSKVLEVEKEIQKNKSVKYKIFLVITAWLGWTMVVYEWNMFSLLLGPVSNILKLTSFQVGLMLSSIQFGLAIGVFLSGYFLDIVGRKLYYQISLLITSILTGVTGIATYAGLIPLILTRVGAQALAQNEQPTAASLITEEMPARWRALIYSFVQSGWPFGVAIAGLIAATLYKPLGFTYIWLVAIIPMILIVIARRWIKESDRFEEIKKARKGNIDEKTGIITDISKVKKSPYRQAFERDVRKLTLRSILLYTLYLAGQVPLVLLAAYYMEELLHLSVVETGTIISIGSFITIPGYVTAGAISELIGRKYGGTIGTLLALIGIIWFALSPPIFIQLLLSYSFASFWINGNFANVINYINETVPTRIRGTVNVLSAAVGQLGWGITSLIYGTLIGLIGITGDIIIIGAIGFLISIIIFMTGKNIKPGTPLEAISR; this is translated from the coding sequence ATGGTGGAGAAAAGCAGTAATGAAAAAATAATGGATAATAGTAAAGTACTAGAAGTAGAAAAGGAAATTCAAAAAAACAAAAGCGTAAAATATAAAATATTTCTTGTTATCACAGCATGGCTAGGCTGGACAATGGTAGTTTATGAATGGAATATGTTTAGCCTTCTTTTAGGACCAGTAAGTAATATCTTAAAATTAACTTCTTTTCAAGTAGGGTTAATGCTATCTTCTATTCAATTTGGGCTTGCTATTGGAGTATTCTTGTCGGGATATTTTTTAGATATAGTAGGAAGAAAACTCTATTATCAAATATCCTTACTTATCACAAGCATATTAACAGGAGTAACTGGAATAGCTACTTATGCTGGGCTTATTCCGCTTATTTTAACTAGAGTTGGAGCTCAAGCACTTGCTCAAAATGAACAACCTACTGCAGCTAGCTTAATAACAGAAGAGATGCCAGCTCGTTGGCGGGCACTAATATACTCTTTCGTACAATCTGGTTGGCCTTTTGGTGTAGCAATAGCAGGACTAATAGCTGCTACTTTATATAAACCTTTAGGCTTTACATATATCTGGCTAGTGGCAATAATTCCAATGATTCTTATTGTTATAGCAAGAAGATGGATAAAAGAATCGGATAGATTCGAAGAAATAAAAAAAGCTAGAAAAGGGAACATAGATGAAAAAACGGGAATTATAACTGATATTAGTAAAGTAAAGAAAAGTCCATATAGGCAAGCTTTCGAGAGAGACGTAAGAAAACTGACTTTAAGGTCAATCCTATTATACACACTGTATCTAGCCGGACAAGTTCCGCTAGTTCTTTTGGCAGCGTATTATATGGAGGAACTATTGCACCTATCTGTAGTAGAGACTGGAACAATAATTAGTATAGGTTCATTTATAACTATACCAGGATATGTAACAGCAGGTGCAATAAGTGAATTAATAGGAAGAAAATATGGGGGAACTATTGGTACGTTACTGGCACTTATAGGAATAATCTGGTTTGCACTATCGCCTCCAATATTTATTCAGTTGTTACTTTCGTACTCATTTGCTTCTTTCTGGATAAATGGGAATTTTGCAAATGTTATTAACTATATAAATGAAACAGTACCTACTAGAATACGTGGCACAGTTAATGTTTTATCTGCTGCGGTAGGTCAATTAGGTTGGGGCATCACATCGTTGATTTATGGAACGTTAATTGGATTAATAGGAATTACAGGAGATATAATTATAATTGGAGCTATTGGATTTCTAATTAGTATTATAATATTTATGACAGGGAAAAACATAAAACCAGGGACTCCACTAGAAGCGATATCTAGATAA
- a CDS encoding NAD(P)-dependent alcohol dehydrogenase has translation MESRAAILKEFGKPLEIGNIKLQEAKGEGVIIKVEGAGMCRTDLRIWKGTEPRPGLNLPFVLGHENAGTVVEVGEEVKGLKKGDKVIVYAVWGDQTCKYCREGKYMLCRNQTVPGQSFYFGGFSEFMYVPSFKFLYKINIDPVIAAPLADAGLTSYSAVKKSLRFLGADSTVILYGFGGLGIYALQELKILAPYVNVIAVARSEQKLDLIEKLGAIPSKPEELKSIIDKITNGNGASVAIDFVGNEESTLNISKNLESGGTIIEVGMEGKNLRIPTFDSVVWEYQLIGSNYGTMNELGEIVNLTERELIKPYIIKRKLDEINYALNDLEKGEVLGRQVIIP, from the coding sequence ATGGAAAGTAGAGCAGCTATTTTGAAAGAGTTTGGTAAGCCTCTTGAAATAGGTAATATTAAACTTCAGGAGGCTAAAGGTGAAGGAGTAATAATAAAAGTAGAAGGTGCAGGAATGTGCAGAACTGATTTGAGGATATGGAAAGGAACAGAACCTAGACCTGGTTTAAATTTACCTTTTGTATTAGGTCATGAAAACGCTGGAACTGTTGTTGAAGTAGGAGAAGAAGTTAAGGGTTTGAAAAAGGGAGATAAGGTAATAGTTTACGCAGTATGGGGAGATCAAACTTGTAAATATTGCAGAGAAGGAAAATACATGTTATGTAGAAATCAGACTGTACCAGGTCAGTCGTTCTATTTTGGAGGATTTTCAGAATTCATGTATGTACCTAGCTTTAAATTTCTTTATAAGATTAATATTGATCCCGTAATAGCGGCACCTTTAGCGGATGCAGGGTTAACTTCGTATTCTGCAGTTAAGAAGTCTCTAAGGTTTCTTGGTGCTGACTCTACTGTTATTCTTTATGGTTTCGGTGGATTAGGTATTTATGCACTGCAAGAACTTAAGATTTTGGCTCCATATGTTAATGTAATAGCTGTTGCAAGATCAGAGCAAAAACTCGATCTTATAGAAAAATTAGGAGCAATACCTAGCAAACCTGAAGAATTAAAAAGCATAATAGATAAGATAACTAATGGTAATGGAGCTTCTGTAGCTATAGATTTTGTTGGAAACGAAGAATCTACATTAAACATTTCTAAAAATCTTGAAAGTGGAGGCACAATAATTGAGGTAGGAATGGAAGGAAAGAATCTAAGAATACCTACTTTTGATTCGGTAGTTTGGGAATATCAACTAATAGGGAGTAATTATGGTACTATGAATGAACTAGGAGAAATAGTTAATTTAACTGAAAGAGAACTCATAAAACCTTACATCATAAAAAGAAAATTAGATGAAATTAATTATGCATTAAATGATCTTGAAAAAGGTGAAGTTTTAGGTAGACAAGTAATAATACCATAA
- a CDS encoding Zn-dependent hydrolase, producing the protein MIKQVYMFKVGEHGEVPGAEVFWMKEFNSWIRLSFYSFLVESEDNYTLINTGLARDLTLRNKFLREWAGSDRCKFSVKDEEKIENHLKKINLTPDDISQIIITPVQDYTIGNIDLFKKAKLIFSRRGWFEDVVNPSPSPFLNRDVYLPKYVREYLFEEAWNRIVLTDDQKIGDIFLKWTGCHHRSSMSIILDNKICITDAAFVSKNLETKTPIGIAEDIYECIRAYDYLQEECRIIIPAYDPENIVKYGEKL; encoded by the coding sequence ATGATTAAACAAGTTTATATGTTTAAAGTAGGTGAGCATGGAGAAGTACCAGGAGCTGAAGTTTTTTGGATGAAGGAATTTAATTCTTGGATAAGACTATCATTCTATTCTTTCTTGGTAGAAAGTGAAGACAATTATACTCTCATAAATACTGGTCTTGCTAGAGATCTCACATTGAGAAATAAATTCTTGAGAGAATGGGCAGGAAGCGATAGATGTAAATTTAGTGTAAAGGATGAAGAAAAAATTGAAAATCATTTGAAGAAAATTAATTTAACACCAGACGATATTTCTCAAATAATAATCACACCAGTTCAAGATTATACTATAGGTAATATAGATCTTTTTAAAAAAGCTAAATTGATTTTTTCTAGGAGAGGCTGGTTTGAAGATGTAGTGAACCCTTCTCCTTCGCCTTTCCTAAATAGAGACGTATACTTACCTAAATATGTTAGAGAATATCTTTTTGAGGAAGCATGGAATAGAATAGTTTTAACTGATGATCAAAAAATAGGCGATATATTCCTGAAATGGACTGGATGTCATCATCGAAGCTCGATGTCTATAATTCTTGATAATAAAATTTGTATAACAGATGCAGCTTTCGTTTCTAAAAATCTGGAAACTAAGACACCTATAGGAATAGCAGAAGATATTTATGAATGTATAAGAGCATATGATTATCTCCAAGAAGAATGCAGAATAATTATTCCGGCTTATGATCCAGAAAATATTGTTAAATACGGAGAGAAGTTATAG
- a CDS encoding 2-oxoacid:ferredoxin oxidoreductase subunit alpha, with protein sequence MKISWMIGGAQGAGVDTSANIFGNALASAGYYIYGNREYYSNIKGRHSYFNLTISDKRVRSISNKVDILASFDAETLFQHFSDVTKIIIYNKGVKGTSIDKVQSMEPEVSSRISHLLEAEGYEKNIDGVLKYAKDRNLKLIEVDYDGIMKDVSSQLKVPLSVAERVKNTAAIAVSYALLGLPKEYLLNSIKRTFKQDTFVKLNSIAVDVATKDIVPEFKLEAHPLSKKRIQVDGNTAVAMGKIYGGLEFQSYYPITPASDESTYIEAHQEVLYIDPKTGDKRKRAIVVVQSEDELAAINMASGAALTGVRAATATSGPGFSLMAEGIGWAGMNEAPVVVTFYMRGGPSTGQPTRTSQADLKFALNAGHGEFPRIVIASGDHVEAFQDAVWAFNLAERYQTPVVHLVEKALANAYSIIDVDELEMDKLRIDRGKIVPASQNYNRFSFTDDGISPRAFLGDGFMFYTGDEHNEMGHISEDPENRVKMYEKRMKKLETADKEIPEEERVKIFGEDSKIAIVTWGSPKGAVLDAIEDLKNEGIDVQMIELRMFNPFPKNLITKLFSGKEIIIDIEGNYEAQAAQVIKEKTGLEPTNYILKWNGRPMARDEVKEGILAAIKGKKEVILNGGA encoded by the coding sequence ATGAAAATTTCATGGATGATAGGTGGAGCACAAGGTGCTGGCGTAGATACATCGGCTAATATTTTTGGCAATGCCTTGGCATCCGCTGGGTATTATATTTATGGAAATAGAGAATATTATTCTAACATTAAGGGTAGGCATAGTTATTTTAACTTAACAATAAGCGACAAAAGAGTTAGAAGCATATCCAATAAAGTTGATATATTAGCTTCGTTTGATGCTGAAACATTATTTCAACACTTTAGTGATGTAACTAAAATAATTATATACAATAAAGGTGTAAAAGGAACATCAATAGACAAAGTTCAAAGTATGGAACCAGAAGTATCTTCCAGAATTTCACATTTACTTGAAGCTGAAGGTTATGAGAAAAACATTGATGGCGTGCTTAAATATGCTAAAGATAGGAACTTAAAACTTATAGAAGTAGATTACGACGGGATCATGAAAGATGTTTCTTCTCAACTAAAGGTTCCTCTTTCTGTAGCGGAAAGAGTTAAAAATACTGCAGCAATAGCTGTATCTTACGCGCTTTTAGGTTTACCAAAGGAATATCTTCTAAACTCTATAAAGAGAACATTTAAACAGGACACTTTTGTGAAATTAAATTCTATAGCAGTAGATGTTGCAACAAAAGACATAGTTCCAGAGTTTAAGCTTGAGGCTCATCCTCTTTCCAAAAAGAGAATTCAAGTTGACGGAAATACAGCAGTAGCTATGGGAAAAATCTATGGAGGATTAGAATTTCAAAGTTATTATCCAATAACACCAGCTAGTGATGAAAGTACTTACATTGAGGCGCACCAAGAAGTCCTATATATTGATCCAAAAACTGGGGATAAGAGAAAGAGAGCCATAGTTGTTGTTCAATCAGAAGACGAATTAGCTGCAATAAATATGGCATCAGGCGCAGCATTAACTGGGGTAAGAGCAGCAACAGCTACTTCGGGACCAGGATTTTCATTAATGGCTGAAGGAATAGGTTGGGCTGGAATGAATGAAGCACCAGTTGTTGTCACTTTCTATATGAGAGGCGGTCCATCAACTGGTCAACCGACCAGAACGTCTCAAGCAGATCTTAAATTTGCATTAAATGCTGGACATGGAGAATTCCCTAGAATAGTGATAGCTTCCGGCGATCACGTAGAAGCATTCCAAGATGCAGTATGGGCGTTCAATTTGGCTGAAAGATATCAGACTCCAGTAGTTCATTTAGTAGAAAAAGCGTTAGCTAATGCATACTCTATAATAGACGTTGATGAGTTAGAGATGGATAAATTAAGAATTGACAGAGGGAAGATAGTTCCTGCATCTCAGAATTACAATAGATTCTCATTTACTGATGATGGAATATCACCCAGAGCTTTCTTAGGTGATGGGTTTATGTTCTATACTGGAGACGAACATAATGAAATGGGGCACATATCGGAAGACCCAGAAAACAGAGTAAAGATGTATGAGAAAAGAATGAAGAAACTAGAAACTGCGGACAAAGAAATTCCTGAAGAGGAGAGAGTCAAAATTTTCGGAGAAGATTCAAAAATTGCTATAGTAACGTGGGGTTCTCCAAAGGGTGCTGTTTTGGACGCAATTGAAGATCTGAAGAATGAAGGAATAGACGTACAAATGATAGAGTTAAGAATGTTCAATCCATTCCCTAAGAACCTTATAACTAAGTTATTCTCTGGAAAAGAAATAATTATAGATATAGAAGGAAACTACGAAGCTCAAGCAGCTCAAGTTATAAAAGAAAAAACTGGTTTAGAGCCCACTAACTATATACTTAAATGGAACGGTAGGCCAATGGCAAGAGACGAAGTAAAAGAAGGAATTTTGGCGGCTATTAAAGGAAAGAAGGAGGTGATATTAAATGGTGGAGCATAA